A region of Candidatus Poribacteria bacterium DNA encodes the following proteins:
- a CDS encoding alpha-ketoglutarate-dependent dioxygenase AlkB, with protein sequence MINRLFPENPNEVEEISIQDGKLRLYPHLFCPEESERFLPQLKDNVNWRQEEIKLYGRSIPLPRLTAWFGDEGKTYMYSGITVEPEPWTPTLLEIKSRIEEVSHVTFNSVLLNYYRNERDSVSWHSDDEPELGKNPIIGSVSFGDVRTFQLKHKTDKSLTISRDLPDGSYFEMAGSTQHHWLHQIPKRTRKIGPRINLTFRIIQRT encoded by the coding sequence ATGATTAATCGACTATTCCCAGAAAATCCAAACGAAGTAGAAGAAATTTCGATCCAAGATGGGAAACTACGTCTCTACCCTCATCTTTTCTGCCCAGAAGAGAGTGAGAGGTTCCTTCCTCAACTAAAAGATAATGTCAATTGGCGACAAGAGGAAATTAAATTATATGGCAGATCAATCCCGTTACCCCGCTTAACTGCATGGTTTGGCGATGAAGGAAAAACCTATATGTATTCAGGCATAACCGTTGAACCTGAACCGTGGACACCAACATTATTAGAAATCAAAAGCAGGATCGAGGAGGTTTCACATGTAACATTCAACAGCGTTTTACTCAACTACTACCGAAACGAACGCGATAGCGTCTCTTGGCATAGCGATGATGAACCGGAATTGGGGAAAAACCCGATCATTGGTTCAGTCAGTTTTGGTGATGTCAGGACATTTCAACTAAAACACAAAACAGATAAATCACTAACAATCAGCAGAGACTTACCAGATGGTAGTTATTTTGAAATGGCAGGGAGTACTCAACATCATTGGTTACACCAAATACCAAAACGAACTCGGAAAATAGGTCCGAGAATAAATTTAACTTTCAGAATTATCCAAAGGACATAA
- a CDS encoding tetratricopeptide repeat protein, producing MLKSNRIPETQAILDIAKKSQQNKEPWLTHFLKGCAYLEAGKIELTQEQFDLAHQEASRVGRRNVDSLLIAKALVAYKSGNVPEALKFLEEARRLNPNRASTSERIRKWQQSEA from the coding sequence TTGTTAAAGTCTAACCGAATCCCGGAAACTCAGGCAATCCTAGATATCGCGAAAAAATCCCAACAAAATAAGGAACCTTGGTTAACGCATTTTTTGAAGGGTTGTGCCTATCTTGAAGCAGGTAAGATTGAACTCACCCAAGAACAGTTTGACCTCGCTCATCAAGAAGCATCCCGAGTAGGAAGAAGAAATGTCGATTCCCTTCTTATAGCAAAAGCACTTGTAGCTTATAAATCTGGGAATGTGCCTGAAGCATTGAAATTTCTTGAGGAAGCGCGAAGACTTAACCCAAATAGAGCTTCAACCAGCGAACGTATACGGAAATGGCAGCAAAGCGAAGCATAA
- a CDS encoding VWA domain-containing protein encodes MTEQTLLQQITDFCRLLRQMGINVSTTNQLSWCESIHLIDIGEREAFYHTARTNLIANETDRETFDTAFNLFWRYPRPEFQAVETEEEASEPSSLQELSDATDEQEVIEQWLDAEIEDDAEEGEEDDPLAYSIEEVLTRKDFSEFTTEDMEKAREIVAKLAAVLATKLSRRKVVGKKGKTIDFRRSWRKSLVHGGEPLALIRKQQKIKKTKILLLCDVSGSMDCYAKFLIQFIYGMQQELREVEVAVFSTHLTDITGLLRRKGLAEGLNEVANVVPDWSGGTKIGESLLEFCRQFAPSLSAYRSVVILISDGWDRGDVDVLRRSMEMIHRHAYRLIWLNPLLGSDGYQPICRGIRTALPYVDYFLPAHNLESLAQLTKILIPIWAR; translated from the coding sequence ATGACTGAACAGACCCTCCTCCAACAGATTACAGACTTCTGCCGCTTGCTCCGACAGATGGGTATCAATGTGAGCACTACTAATCAGCTCAGTTGGTGTGAGAGCATTCATCTCATCGACATCGGTGAGCGGGAGGCGTTTTACCATACGGCGCGGACGAACCTTATCGCTAATGAAACAGATCGTGAGACATTTGATACTGCTTTCAATCTGTTTTGGCGATACCCGCGCCCCGAATTCCAAGCTGTTGAGACAGAGGAGGAGGCATCTGAACCATCCAGTCTCCAAGAGCTCTCCGATGCTACCGACGAGCAAGAGGTCATAGAACAGTGGTTGGATGCTGAGATAGAAGACGATGCGGAAGAAGGAGAGGAAGACGATCCGCTCGCCTATAGTATAGAAGAGGTACTGACCCGGAAAGATTTTAGCGAGTTCACAACGGAGGATATGGAGAAAGCACGGGAAATCGTGGCGAAATTAGCGGCGGTGTTGGCGACAAAACTCAGTCGTAGAAAAGTCGTTGGCAAAAAGGGTAAAACGATCGATTTCCGACGAAGTTGGCGAAAAAGTCTGGTACACGGTGGCGAACCGCTTGCGTTAATTCGGAAACAGCAGAAGATTAAGAAAACCAAGATTTTGCTCCTCTGTGATGTCAGTGGTTCTATGGATTGTTATGCGAAGTTCCTCATCCAATTCATCTACGGCATGCAACAGGAGTTAAGAGAGGTAGAAGTTGCTGTTTTCAGCACACACTTGACAGATATTACAGGACTTCTCCGACGGAAGGGGTTAGCGGAGGGATTGAACGAAGTGGCGAATGTTGTGCCGGACTGGTCGGGTGGAACAAAAATAGGCGAAAGTCTATTAGAATTCTGTCGGCAGTTCGCGCCTTCTCTATCGGCATATCGTTCGGTCGTCATTCTCATCAGCGATGGATGGGACCGGGGTGATGTAGATGTGTTGCGTCGTTCTATGGAGATGATCCACCGGCATGCCTACCGCCTTATCTGGCTCAACCCGTTGCTCGGTAGTGACGGTTATCAACCGATCTGTCGAGGCATCCGCACGGCTTTACCTTATGTGGACTATTTCCTCCCAGCGCACAATTTGGAGAGTTTGGCGCAGTTGACAAAGATATTGATTCCGATCTGGGCACGATGA
- a CDS encoding terpene cyclase/mutase family protein — translation MKDHRSVFIVICCCVLLSSLMGVKAGAADSESPDAVPLYKTIEGAKTYIVQHQNSDGGWPLVPGADSNVESTAFAIWALIDAGWGTGSQVIRTGVQYLRNKQWDNGSWNNNTAHTTFALVALATAETDPEVRFKGLRWLKKAQNASGGWGKKERSPDNILYTAAVLAGFRRLGFERNFEPISKGAEWLEKGINFDGGWALERGSRSDVFVTSWVIQGLEPVYDIDLQMAWLKQFQNDDGGFGRYKTSPSDPEITAIAIMALAAGNDPLNTRRVAINYLTTVRQADGSFLSNTPIELTKPTSNLQSTCFVLIAIHAKTADELNVQ, via the coding sequence ATGAAAGACCACAGAAGTGTGTTCATCGTAATTTGTTGCTGTGTGCTGTTAAGCTCCTTAATGGGGGTTAAAGCCGGAGCTGCGGATAGTGAATCGCCAGACGCAGTGCCTCTCTATAAAACCATAGAAGGGGCGAAAACCTACATCGTGCAGCACCAAAACTCAGATGGCGGTTGGCCCCTGGTCCCCGGTGCGGATAGCAATGTAGAGAGTACTGCTTTCGCTATTTGGGCATTAATCGATGCGGGTTGGGGCACCGGATCGCAGGTAATCCGAACAGGCGTTCAGTATCTCAGAAATAAGCAGTGGGATAACGGAAGCTGGAACAACAACACCGCGCATACCACTTTTGCGCTTGTCGCCTTAGCGACAGCAGAGACCGATCCAGAAGTGCGTTTTAAAGGGCTTCGCTGGTTAAAAAAAGCGCAAAACGCCAGCGGCGGATGGGGCAAAAAAGAGCGGAGTCCCGACAATATTCTTTATACGGCTGCTGTGTTGGCAGGATTCAGACGGCTCGGCTTTGAACGGAATTTTGAACCCATCTCCAAAGGTGCGGAGTGGCTTGAAAAGGGCATTAATTTTGACGGTGGCTGGGCATTGGAACGCGGGAGCCGGTCCGACGTTTTTGTGACATCCTGGGTAATACAAGGGTTAGAGCCTGTTTATGACATCGATCTCCAGATGGCATGGTTGAAGCAGTTTCAGAATGATGATGGCGGATTCGGTAGATATAAGACGAGTCCGAGTGATCCTGAAATCACGGCTATCGCTATTATGGCACTCGCCGCTGGGAATGACCCGCTCAATACGCGTCGGGTGGCTATCAATTATCTGACAACTGTACGGCAAGCGGACGGCAGCTTCCTTAGCAATACGCCGATTGAATTGACGAAACCGACTTCCAATTTACAGTCCACCTGTTTTGTCCTCATCGCTATCCATGCCAAAACGGCAGATGAATTGAATGTCCAATGA
- a CDS encoding zinc-binding dehydrogenase: MQVQAAVMLQPGQIEIREFEKPSPADDALLLQVDRVGICGTDKHVYLGHVDLPFPIIPGHEVVGTVAEIGKDANQVMNVMGGPIKAGDRVTVVPGSKNCGRCYYCLHVPGRATLCSNRRIYGFGNSETPPYLNGDFAEYTYIHGNSWVYKMPEGIPEEISVLTEPVAVATRVVGRAYAPGLPQVGDGYSIGSRVAVLGCGPIGLLVVAVLRDSGAGTIIATDLVDSRLEMAKQMGADVTINVGETTAEERVEQIQDLTDGVGVDIVIECAGLPSVFSEALDVVRRGGKVIEVGHYTDSGDTQIRPYQICNKDLDVCGVWAYPQIQFQTALDFLQITRVPLHKLITHQLPLHQLEKGIDMLGQEGVYKIVVEPQL, translated from the coding sequence ATGCAAGTTCAAGCAGCTGTGATGCTCCAGCCGGGGCAGATAGAAATCCGTGAATTTGAGAAACCGTCTCCTGCAGATGACGCACTCCTCTTACAGGTCGATCGCGTCGGCATTTGTGGGACTGATAAGCACGTGTATCTCGGGCACGTTGACCTGCCATTCCCTATCATCCCAGGACATGAAGTTGTTGGTACGGTTGCTGAGATCGGCAAAGATGCGAATCAGGTAATGAATGTGATGGGCGGTCCTATCAAAGCTGGCGACCGTGTAACTGTGGTGCCTGGCTCAAAAAACTGTGGTAGATGCTACTACTGTTTGCATGTGCCGGGTCGTGCGACCTTGTGTTCCAACAGAAGGATATACGGCTTTGGCAATAGCGAGACACCGCCCTATCTAAATGGTGACTTCGCTGAGTATACGTATATCCACGGTAATTCTTGGGTGTACAAAATGCCAGAGGGTATCCCGGAAGAGATTAGCGTCTTGACAGAGCCTGTGGCAGTAGCAACGCGTGTTGTTGGACGCGCGTATGCCCCCGGTCTGCCGCAAGTGGGAGATGGATACAGTATTGGGAGTCGGGTAGCCGTTCTCGGATGTGGACCGATTGGTCTCCTCGTCGTTGCTGTGTTGCGGGATAGCGGTGCTGGAACTATTATTGCCACCGACCTTGTTGACAGTCGGTTAGAGATGGCGAAGCAGATGGGTGCGGATGTAACTATCAATGTCGGAGAGACAACAGCTGAAGAGCGGGTCGAGCAGATTCAGGACCTCACGGACGGTGTCGGTGTAGACATCGTGATTGAGTGTGCAGGATTGCCATCAGTTTTCTCCGAGGCATTGGATGTAGTGAGACGAGGCGGGAAGGTTATCGAAGTCGGACATTACACAGATTCCGGGGATACCCAAATCCGACCTTATCAGATTTGTAACAAAGATCTGGACGTTTGCGGGGTATGGGCATATCCACAAATCCAGTTTCAAACGGCGTTGGATTTCCTCCAGATAACACGTGTCCCGTTGCATAAATTGATAACACATCAACTGCCGTTGCATCAATTAGAAAAAGGCATCGATATGCTTGGACAAGAAGGGGTTTACAAGATTGTTGTTGAACCGCAGTTGTAG